The Ornithodoros turicata isolate Travis unplaced genomic scaffold, ASM3712646v1 ctg00000945.1, whole genome shotgun sequence genome includes the window aCCGTCCCTAATTGGTAGACAGCCGACTGCTCTTCGTCCACCGTGGAAAATAGTGCTCTCATTGCACTTGGGTCTGGCCGGGGCAAGAAGTGTGACAGAGGACCTCGCTccaccggaagtaggttgtctgtcaGTATGTGACCCATGGCCAGTGTTGCCAACTTAGAGGGGCGATGTCGTCTGGTTTGGCAGCTGGCAATTTTTTTTGGTCGTGTATCTTGGCCGGCTttatctctctctgtctgtctttttttttttctgtctgtgtGCACGCTTTCCCTACCTTTCTTTTCTGGACATGGTCCGCTGGAGATTTCTTTGTTGAGTGGAAACGAGCATTTCTGTGAGATGTTGTGCGTGCGCTTCTCGGTGACTGTTTGTCGCTCGTTACAGAGTAGGTGCTGGGGCTTTCGaatgaaatgtttttttttttttctgctgaaATTCCATATAAAGGCACTGAATCCTACTTATACCCACCGTATCAAATGAGTGTGTGTGCAGTCAGGTTGCGCTACAAAACTGCTGAGGCAGCCGTAAAGATTCGGATTCGAAGCGCTGTCTCCTGGCTTCCACTCACATTGGCGCCACTTTAAATCCTGCTACGTGTAACGGATAGCCATCTTCTCTCCACTATCTTACTGAAGCCTGTTAGCCTAGTCCACAGCTCAGGTGGTTCAAGGGTCAAGAGTAAGTGCCCTGTATTCATATGTGCATCATCCTCATCGCTTTAATACTGAATATTTTGAAACCCAAAGTTGTTAGGTGAAGAAATATAATTGATAACGGTACAAACATGAGTACGAAACACCATAATAGCATGTTCTGCCAAAAAGAACGTCGTGTCCCCCATAAACTATCATACGGAAGATTATCTTATTACGCCTAAACAGGATTTATTTTCAcggcgtttattttgagggtgTGTATTTTTAAGtggtttatttaaaaaaattgatCGTTAAGGGTGAAATTTCAAGCACGTATTTGTTAATATTTCATTTTgcaagatttatttcggcgtacagccatCCACCGGTGCGGCGTACCTGATCACCATTTTTTTCTCCGGTATTTTCCGCATATgccagttttaacgaaagggccaacagtgtctctggaacagcaccgtcctgccgatgcacgaacaatgcgtaacaggggcgcGTTCACATTagagtagactgaccttcccCACGAGTTCACTGACCCCTCGATCCATGAGAAACCCCTTGCCCTTGTTGCGCGTTTCTCATGGATTGACGGCTGTATGGGTGTCTGAGTAACTTGTACTCCGCCATCAAGTTGTTAGCGCACTCACCCGAATGTGAACCCGCAACATCAGTaagcgaacacgctaccaactgagccatcGTGGCCAGTGGTCTGAGTGGCATGTCTACAAAATCTTACCATCAGCATCACCTCCTGGTGAAGGCTCGTTGCACTGCTGTTGCTCTACCTGACCCTCTCCTGGCGGGCACGCAAAATCAGGTGGTTCCGACTTCACTCTCACGAGCTGACCACTCAACTCTGGTGGGAGCTGCATTTCTTCAGGTTGTGAATCCAAGGGGGTTGTAAGTGATGACTCCAAGACAAGGGAATGTCTTGCCTCTTCCTTTGCGGGGAGTAAACTGTTTGCAGTCACTGTCCCCTGTAAATTATGAGAAAAATTGGCTCCGGAAGTGAACAGTTGCTGCAGGCTCAAACAAATGTGTGTATCAATTAAAGTTAATCGACTCACTGTTTGTCCCCCAGAGGGCCTGTCTTCAGGGGTCTTCAGAGAGGCTGTCTTCGAGGGTTCCCAGTCAGGACAGAAGACGTGCCAGGGAGGGGTATCCTGTAGAGATTGTTTCTTAAGAAAGAAGCGCAGTGCGCGTTGAAAGGTAACCCCCGAGACAACGCAGAGACAACCCCAAATTCTTCCAGGTTACTCCCGGCAACGGCGGATGAACCATAAACAGCGCAACCTTTTTCTAGCCTCTCTTGACTCCCCGCTCGGGTCAGGTTATTCCTGGGTCGCTGCAGCTTTGACTAGTTTGAATATCAAAACTCGGGGATGGACGTTGTAacgcgtgtttcaggatttgtaattgcaggtaattagtcgtctcGTAATTGCACACTCTCTCTGACAGCATGCCCACTTGGCTGTAGAACCCGCTCGCAAAAGTGACGTCTCTACTGATCTCGTAGTTTTGTTAcgaaaattctgtaaaggctaaaaataaACGCCCCGTATGCAGAGGTATTAAGTTTTGTTACTGTCCTAGAGCTCAGTAAAAGaataagaaggaaaaaaaaaatacaaggaGGTGGGTAGGCTCTGAgaccaaaacaaaaagaacaacgGTTGTGAATAGGAATCCAAGAAATCGAATCCGCAAAGCTTATGGATCTCGAATCCTTTCCTTAAAAAGCGTATAAAAAGCCACGGGGGATAAAAAGCACTTCTACTGACGAATGTTTTCAAGCAGAATTTGATAGTTTTCTTTAATGAAAAACTGACTGAATAATAGCTCacttaaaaaatatatatctgtATACTCGtccttaaacgtaatttatttaacctGTCGTTCATCCACTACAGGAAATAACTactacataaactctcgagtccGCATTCTTTCCGTAAATCTGGGAAACAATCGAAAAGCCAAGCCACGTTAATTTACAACTTGTAAACTAAGAGTTCCTAAACTGTTTCAGTCTGAAGCAATATAAagagacaaacaagaaaaccaGCCATCAGCCAATCAGGATTTCGGCACACTCCTGATgtgcaaattaaaaaaaaaaaaaaaaacaagacaaaAAACAAACGTGGTCGGTGGATTCAAAAGATTCGACTCGCCGTTTATTGCAATTGGGATTGGAGGATTCCATTGGCCCATCAATAACTGTAACGGAAACTGAAACGGAGgcagtaacggaaacagaaaagaTTCCGTTAAATTCCTCCGGATGCTATCCACCTCGTCCGCTGCTTCCATAATCACATGTCATGTCTGTTGTCTAGTGTTTAGCTCGTAATGgattttctttatattttcaTGGGCTTGGGACCATGTGTGTAGGTAGGACCATGGAGAGGTAACATGGATTGTGTAGTACTAATTAGGAATACAAGAATACTGCGATTGGTGGCTATTGGGGAAGACAGCCTGGCAAACGCCTACACGAGAGTCGTCAAGGTCTCCCACGAAGGCGATGTTGCCGAGATACCAATACCACCTTCCTTGCCCTATGTGGACAGTTCTTCAAATTCTTTTCAGAGAATCCAGGTTCTTTTCTGTCGGTTATTCGGATGTTTTTACGTAGAGTTATAAAAACTAGAACACACGAGAACACGTTAGCAATTACACCTTAATGTTGATGCCGTTCGTTTTGTTTATATTCCCACAAAGAAAACCAGTCCCGATAGCTTTCCTTTGAAGGGTACATGTATTCAGGCTTCATTGTAGTTTTGAAAACTCGCTTTCAAAAATTAGAACACCCGTTGCAACATTTAATTATGTCCGCAGGCCGATGTCACACGGCTAGATATAGAACTCACTGTTTTTTGAAGATGAAGCCTGGTTTTTCACACTGGCTTGTGCATGATTGTCTGTGCCCTGTTCCTTGGGGTTGTTCTGTTCCGGGTGCTTCCCCAATTGTTGTTCGTCCCAGACGGTCCTGGAGCAGTATGTTAGCACTGAACAAAAGATCTCACCAATAATAATAACGAGGAGTATATAAATTTACACTTTAAAAGcgattgaaaaagaaaaaaaaacgtaccgggaaacaaacaaacgacgacacaacacacagcgcAGCACACATGTAGTAGATTTACGCGCGTCATGTCAGTCAGTGAACAGTGAAAATTCCCATGTCATCTCCATTGACAGAGCCCCACTTTGCTTTTGCCTCGAAGTGAACAGTAAAGGCTCCTTCTAAGTGACACTCGAAGCTACCTTGCCATTACTAGAAGCATACTAGAAGCTTTAAAGTTTGTACCGATCATGTTTACATGCTTACTTACCGCCAttgaagaaaggaggaaagagtGGTGTCCATATCGTTGCATGAGTAAAAAAAGGGATTAAATATAATGATACGCCTAAGAACGATAAAATTGCTGTCTTTAGAACCTATTTTGAAGAATTTAATTTCCAATACATTAAAATCGCGTTAATTTTTATGCacgcaacaaaacaaaaacgtgtTGATCACCTAAGTTTATTTTAATTTAATTGGTTCTTGGACGTTGAATACAGCTAAAAGTCAAGCTTGGGttcttttttatgtgtgctaTAAATAAAGATCTGATTAATCTGGAACAATGTTTCTATATTTTACGGCATTTTACAGTTAGCGCCATCCAACACCGTCGGCGGCAGCAGCATTTCGCATCTCTATGCCGGGCCGGCCGGGCCCTTGGTTGCGAAAAGTTTGAATACGGAAATGGGAAACAAAGCGCAGTTTACTTTTCTGCATGATTTGGTGCATTCAAGAGGTAGGCTGTGAATGACACGGTGACTATCGGAGCGAAAAGATGACTTTCTACTGATTGAAACCCCAGAGACTGGTTGAGTTTGTTGTCGTGTGCAAATGAAGCGCGAAACAACGAAACACTCTAACGGGCTCAGACGCGCAACCTAAAAAAGTTTGGAATCACATGAAGCCGGAGTTAGACAGGTGCTTATGCCCGACAAGGTAAGGCTTAAACCGTCGACAAAAGTTTCAAAATTACGACACATAATAAAAAATGATCAATATAACGTTGTTTATATTGCGCTATGTTACGTTAGTCAACGCTTTCATGAACACGCTACACGTGAAATTTCATGCGGATCTTTGTGACTGTGAGGATGTTCTGGAATGTCTGGGAAgttgtcaatgaaaaaatggttgcaagcaagcgagctggtgaagatgatgcataatgtaaaacctcgagaccagggaacacgagacttcgtgttgtgtccgtcctttcgtgttccctagtctcggaaGTTGCGTTCTTCTCTCAGGAGTCAGGGTCCCTTCGCCGCAATAAtgcattttctctttctttctttctttctctctctctctttctctctctctctctcctgtcCTGACTTGTTGTGTCCCATGTGATGCTCTACTGAATGTCACAATGTCGCCATGTGACACTACATTCTCATGTGATTTGACATTATTGCCAGAGTGTGACAATTAAAAAGCGATTTAAAAAACTGCTGTTTGGCGGTCTAttttaaaaagcgataaaaccccagtgcaggggtgctttgtgtgtgtgtcttccttTTGTATCtccagcactggggttttatcgcttttaaattGTGGCAGTTATCCAGCCACAGTAACAATGACGGCAacaacgattttttaaaaaagTTTGTTATTAATATACGGTATGTACCGAGTGACATCGGCTGGGCACGttggcgtcaccattccgcaagtcgccTTTATTCACGCAGTGTCGTAGTTCTTATAGGTTAAGTTAGTTTAGGTTTCGTTAGTGCAAGTTAGCTTGGTTTGCAACATGAGACAGTAAttgatgttccgaggctggaacaacatcgaaaggacaaatacatacaaagcctaaAGTGCCtgagaaattaacgatgaaagatggataAGCCACTGAAGAGGTTAGTctgctgtaggactcgaacccagggcaaatccagaagatgtctgtttttttatttgtttatggtttgagtcctgcagctggctagccttttcagtgacctgCATTTTTCGTCGTTACTTTCCAAATCATGTAGCAAGTTAGTACATCTCTAGGTCATAGGTTCCGTTAGTTGAGGTAATTGCGTGTAGTTTCTCATATCACGGACTGTCCGGCGGACATCTAGCCACAGCGGGTGTTGCAACATGCCCCACATGAGGAGGGTTCCATCTTTCTTGCTCATTTTCAAAATTGCTGTCAAGAGTGAACATATCGTCCCTCACCACTCCTGTGTCCCATAAtagctgggtcattccatgccaaacgtcccagacattgcgctcgaccatccccgatttctttcaaataaattgtggttgattgttcccGTGCAGCCAATGTACTCCCAGCTTATTTTTGCAGCAAATTTTCTTTTCGCGCCATGGCCGCCTCTTGAAGATTGTGATTTTATATGTAACCTacccggcaaaaaaaaaaaaatctaacaaaatagcttttgcGCGAATTCCAACCAAATCTTTTCTGAGTGAAGGCAAAGCATAATACTTTCGTGCCAAGACCAGTTGAAGGTTGATGGACACTTTTTATCGAGAGTTTATGGCCCGAGAAAACTGAAAAATTTCGGGAACTTTTGGAATTTTTTAGGGAACTCCGCAATGTTTTCAGAGCTAGTTAAACTGTTCAGCTCTGTGGTGTAGGAGGCATGGaacgtgttaaaaatattttgcgGCGCGCAGACTCGGAAGAGTATGCAGAAAGAAATCGTAAATTTCGGAAATATCGCTTTTTACCACATATTCAGCCGTCAATTGCGCACTGAGGTGGTCCcgataaaaatatgagacaaattGCATTTCATAGTGTGCCCCTGAGTGCGGGGGTGGTCAAgttcaaattttttttttcgctgctaaAACAGAAAGTGTTTCAATGATACTGtgtaaaataaatgttcaagGGGCACACAATCAAATGCaatttgtctcatatttttatcgGGACCACCTCAGTGCGCAATTGACGGCTGAATACgtggtaaaaagcaatattTCAGAAATTCATGATTTCTTTCTGCGTACTCTTCCAAGTCTGCGCGCCTCAAGATATTTTTAACACGTTCTATGCCTCCTACACTGCAGAGCTGAACAGTTTAAATAGCTCTGAAAATATTGTAGAATTGCGTGGAAAAATCCAAAAGTTCCCAAAATTTTTCAGTTTTCTCGGGGCATAAACTCGCGATGAAAAGTGTCCATCAACCTTCAACTGGTCTTGGCACGAAAGTATTATGCTTTGTCTtcactcagaagagatttggTTGAAATTCGCGCAAACGCTATtttgttagaattttttttcgcCAGGTAGCTTACATGTCAAATCACAATCTTCAAGAGGCGGCCATGACGCGAAAAAAAATTTTGCGGCAAAAATAAGCTGGGAGTACATtggctgcatgggaacaatcaaccacaatttatttgaaagaaatcggggatggtcaagcgcaatgtctgggatgtttggcatggaatgacccagctgtttttcttttaacCGGTGCAAGGACTAATTTTAATCGCCGATGATCCAGAGCACAGGAACATCAGTTCCCTGACAAGAACTTGAAGAACTATCCATGTGTGCCAGGATAGATGATATCCCCCTCAGCAACGTCAATTTCGCAGAGCTCATCCGAAGACTTTTGTGGGTATTTGCAGTGTTCTTGCGTAATCCGCGGTACCTCCCCAAACGCACGCGGCCTCATCTTCATGAAACTGCTGAAAACAACGTGTTATGAACGCAACGCCAGACAACATGCTCATGAATCCAGGGTgggtcagggaccaagcaattttgtgggAGAGGAGGgggacgggagtctagctcATTGAGGGATGCGGATAGTAGGGTTCGGGAAGGTTCCTCAAAAAGTTACCACTGTGCAAAAGTACCAAGtcaagttacaagttaccaaaaaaaagaacttcGTTACAGTAACAAGTTACGTCGAGCATCGAGTATCATATTTCTTCAGAATGAGAAAAGTCTAAGCAAGATTCTGCCAAGAACTTCTCACTGACACCTTTTCTGTCTGAACTGGGATCCCATCCGGACATAGTCGACCCTCTGAGAAACAGTGAGTCGAAGCTTCCATCAGTACCCCGTTaatggcagtgatggccagtattTAAcaacatgtagttaaactacctgattgtagttaaaaagtagttatcaactacttgcagaaatgtagtgtgcaactactagttaaactactatttcgagtagttaactacagtagttaggttactgaaagcgccaactacttccgattttcccacaagctttacggcactattgtgcttccgacttttacctcgagctacttgtttgacgaGAATGGAGGTACAGAGCAATTGTGTTTTgaatgtgtactaaatcttcacttctaatgcttgtctagtgaagcctcatttgctgcgaaataattctgcaacttagtttatagcgtaggcacagaaagaatcccgccgcagcctttgtatttgacgatcgtagcaatggcctgagccaaagtttatcattgctcgtggctcatatttaggtgtcccagaacactacaagggattgcaGTTCATGGACaatgttaagtagttatagatgtagttaagctacgttgcagtagttaaaaaaggtagttttaactactcccctgaaaagtagttgaactgctagttaaactacttagtcgcaaagtagttagtagttatagttaaactattgtagaagtagttagtggccatcactgattggTGGTTTTCATGTTCTGTGAGCGTACGAAAACCGTcgttgtatttgtttcaatccCGGACTCAATTTTCTCTTCCCTGTAATTTATACGGGATAAGGACAGCAATAAAGAGGAAGCAAGAGGTACTTGTGCCTACGAGCCATCACCTGCCAGCCCCTTTGGAATCAGGACTCCAAGAAATGCAGCTCTCCCCAGAGTTCAGCGGTCAGCCCGTGAGGGTGAAATCAGAACCACCTGATGTAGCATCATGCCTACCAGAAGAGGGCCAGGTACATCAACAGCACTGCAAAGAGTATCCATCAGGAGGTGATGCATATGGTAAAGTCCTGGTACATTATACAGTCAAGTGGGGAATGCTTTATAGATAAAGTATGACTGTTTTGGGTTAAAGGCCTGAAACGAATTcgagatgcaaaaaaaaaaaaaaaatgtccgcTCTCAcggttcccactggtccttgaaacccttCAACGGTctagaatttgaaaatgcaGTTTTGAAGGTTTAGAAAACCCTGGCTTTCTCACCCTTTTATTCTCGCGGAGCTGGTTGGGCAAATTCCACTTATCTGCGGTTTTGAACTATGCGTGGTTTCAAACCCACAGGCGCTAGCACTTCTTGCAATAGGAATCTAAGCATTCAAAACAAAACAATTCAAAATAAATTAATTCGCACAACGCTACCGTGTAGAAGTAAACCACACTGAAAACACACAGCCATGACTGGTGCACTCATATTATACGCGTGCCACATCTCTGCACTCTACGGTCGTAGCCGTTCCCAAACGGGATGATGGCACGCTGCTCCACGTACCGTCCATAGCTTACTGCTTCTGTGTTCTGAAGATCGATGTGCTTACGGTAGACGCGATGCAGCAGGCCGCATACAGGCAACACCGCAGAGTGTGCTGCGAGCCCTGGGAGAAGTGCCCACTCCTCCCACTAGGGGATTCGCTTGTGATGCCCCCTATAGGTGCTGCACGAGGCCCATGACCGTTCCAAGTCCAAAACCCTTTCATCCAACAGCCCTTTCCCACGCTTCATCTCCTGCACTATTGGCTGTGGAGGCTCCCCTACTTTTCGTTACTGGCGACAGGGCACACCACTAGCTGGAATAtagttaagagggcataccagctctccgtcccaatgtatttcctacgGAACagcttttatgctttttcttgGTAACCACCGCTCAGATTTTGACGCGAGTGGTTTCATCAtcaagaggaagacgagatgaagataTTTACGCTACtagatttctcatacatgtcgtatgtattttacggcgatgTCACGACTGCGAAAAAAATAcccaatttttctcctccctctttgaacaggttttattaaacttctatagccgtttcgaaaaaaactttcaATTTACTTTCACTGGAAAtgtttcaggaatcgatagacatcaaatttatatgtgtatcactttccgtttttataaaaaagcatgaaacgtgagtacggataaataccgtctcaaagctccgtaaaccgcgtcattctgtgtcgccctctagccgtagcacaggaaaaaccgtgcagaacattttgaccgtatccatccgccgaacATGCGGCGCATATGCGCACCGTAGTGGTGGCTGTTACGAATGGTGTGGGAGTGTGGATGCTCATTTTGCAACCTACTTTCGAGTTGGGTTGGGTACAGATGGGGTCATCATGTGACTTGATGATTTGCAGTGTGGCTTACTTCTCTCCTTTCTTGTTTTACTACAGGAGTGACAGCTGGGACGCGTGACGTTAAAGAAGAACCTCGAGAGGAATCCTCGATGGAACATCCGGTTACGGAAGTGAAAACGGAGCCTTACAATGTTGCAATCTCGACAGAACAGGACCAAATGGGACACAACTGTGATTCAACATcagaaggtaaatacaaaatggtcGAGGACTTTTAATCAACACCAAACTCGATAGCTTGACAAAAAGAGGGATACAACAGAAATGCATTTTAGTTTTCTGGCAGACATGCATCGACTTTCTAGCACACGCCCTGTTCTACGAAAGATTCTGAAAGTGGGCAAAGTAGACACGGAGATTCTTGATCCAGTTTTGCATCACTGTTGAACCTAAGGAAATAGAAAATGACCAAGTTgctgtttccacaaaaaggaCAGATGTTTTCTGGAGAAAGCAACATGCTCCTGTATGGGCCTCGACTAGTCTTATTCTGTATGTTGTACCTGATCCCCCAGGGGTACACGACCCAAATCACGCTAGTGTATTTGCTTTCGTGATTTGGCTCTGACGACTTTTGATTTGACTGCTAACATAACTCAGAAAAGTTGTAGGTAATGCGATAATCGCAGCTCTGAATTATGAAAGCTCTCGGCGCATTTCCGGGTTGTCACCCAGAGGTTcgcgagaggggggggggagtcgcCCCTTAAAGTTTTTCGTTagcagttttatagaaagaaaatgTCATAAAGATTAAGCCTGAAAAAAAGTTCGGCCTCATCCACAGATCGTCAAGAATGCCATTTTGTctaccacaaagaaaagaaacacagcagcTGATATGGGCCAAAGAACATGCAAAGTGCTCTGACCATGAACACACATAGGTACACAAAAAATCGAAAATAggttttcggtttccctccgaATCACgtaattttgtttccgttttcatttcgttccggttcgcccagaaatgaagctttctttttgttttcggttcaggtttcAGTTTTGCTCGGTTTTTGTAACCCCGCTCTTAGCTCAGTACCTTAGGAAGAAGCCCTTCAACGGAGTTGCGTCAGCTCAGGTAGCAGATCTTGAGCGGCTTCTTCAAGACACTTAAGAAAGCCTCGATCGATTACAACCATATGAGCCCACCCAGCTGAGATGTTGAATGTTCATCTTCCCAGTTGTTTCTAAGCCTCCATTACCAGGATGGTCGTGTGCCAGAGTAAGGGCCGTGCACACCTGGGCTGCCAGGCAGCATTTACCCTAAGGAGACtggtgcactctaagaaaaaaaagcagttaaattgggagtaattgcagcttctagtcacCAAGAGTGCAATTAGTCCTGAtgttgcacacacacaccaacACATTAGCCATGTGCACCTCCGTACACATCCATAGACAGCCTGAAACAGCACATGTTTGCACAGTGTCACAGCGAGTCTGAAAAGTGTCCCATTACTTCTCCACCAGAATGATAAGATGGAAGAGAAGGGTCTTACGTACGACATCTGTCCCCCTGCAGTCTTACCATCTGGGAGTGACGAGAGCCACGTGTCAAAGCGTACTGACGAGAAGCCAAGCAAGTCCGATCTCTGCCAGAGCACGAGTCTGGGGTGTCACAGGCGAACATATATAAACAAGAAACCGCACAAGTGTGACCTCTGCCTGGCAGAGTTCAGCTGGATTGCGCACCTGCGACTTCACAAGCGAGCGCACACTGGCAAaaagccacacaagtgcgacGGCAGCCCGTCAGAGTTGAGCCAGAGCTTCCAGCTACAGCGTCACAAAGAGAGAAACtcgggcgagaagccgtacaagtgccaTCTCTGTCCTGCAAAGTACAGCCATAGTAGGAGCCTGAGATATCACaagcaaacacacacgggcaaaaagccacacaagtgcgacgtctgccctgcggagttcatcCGGAACGATCAACTGCTGCTTCACAAGCGAACGCACACggacgagaagccatacaagtgcgatgtctgccctgcagtgtTCAGCAGGGGCGGGAATCTACAGCAGCACATGCGGATGCACACGAGTGAGAAGCAGTACAAGtgtgacctctgtcctgcagagttcaggcACAGCTCGAGCCTGTCATATCACAGGCGGACACACACGGAcgagaagccctacaagtgtgatgtctgtccAGCAGTGTTCAGACAGAGTGGGAACCTAAAGCAGCACAAGAGggtacacacgggtgagaagccatacaagtgcgatgtctgccctgcagtgtTCAGCCAGGGCAGGAACCTACAGCGGCACAAGAGggtacacacgggtgagaagccatacaagtgtgttgtctgccctgcggagttcagccagagtgAGAGTCTACAGCTGCACAAGAGGGTACACACGGGTGAGACGCCATACAAGTGTgttgtctgccctgcggagttcagccagagtggGAGTCTACAGCTGCACAAGAGGGTACACACGGGTGAGACGCCATACAAGTGTgttgtctgccctgcggagttcagccagagtgAGAGTCTACAGCTGCACAAGAGGGTACACACGGGTGAGACGCCATACAAGTGTgttgtctgccctgcggagttcagccagagtggGAGTCTACAGCTGCACAAGAGggtacacacgggtgagaagccatgcaagtgtgatgtctgccctgcggagttcagtcagaGAGGGCACTTACaacagcacaagcggacacacacaggcgagaagccttacaagtgcgatctctgtcctgcaaagTTCACCCGCAACACGACCCTGAGAAAGCACAAGCAGAAGCGCACGGGCAAGGAGCCGTAGAAGTGCAatttctgtcctgcagagtt containing:
- the LOC135375781 gene encoding zinc finger protein 431-like encodes the protein MQLSPEFSGQPVRVKSEPPDVASCLPEEGQVHQQHCKEYPSGGDAYGVTAGTRDVKEEPREESSMEHPVTEVKTEPYNVAISTEQDQMGHNCDSTSEVLPSGSDESHVSKRTDEKPSKSDLCQSTSLGCHRRTYINKKPHKCDLCLAEFSWIAHLRLHKRAHTGKKPHKCDGSPSELSQSFQLQRHKERNSGEKPYKCHLCPAKYSHSRSLRYHKQTHTGKKPHKCDVCPAEFIRNDQLLLHKRTHTDEKPYKCDVCPAVFSRGGNLQQHMRMHTSEKQYKCDLCPAEFRHSSSLSYHRRTHTDEKPYKCDVCPAVFRQSGNLKQHKRVHTGEKPYKCDVCPAVFSQGRNLQRHKRVHTGEKPYKCVVCPAEFSQSESLQLHKRVHTGETPYKCVVCPAEFSQSGSLQLHKRVHTGETPYKCVVCPAEFSQSESLQLHKRVHTGETPYKCVVCPAEFSQSGSLQLHKRVHTGEKPCKCDVCPAEFSQRGHLQQHKRTHTGEKPYKCDLCPAKFTRNTTLRKHKQKRTGKEPVQLERDAKALQVDTYGHEAMQVRWEFSRGGSLQQHKQTYTDEKPYKCDLRPAQLRHSPGLSNNRQTHTGEKTNAMSTQQCSARAGTYSFASSHKRLKSHTSEKQYKYDLCPAEFNKSRKLWNQSNRWRHEGVKPYKCDICPADLSQSKEFGQVTNLNNRNWTHMAEKPNRIQPQCVPGTSHVDSNRCKAILEHSLCCSLEGQHKPAVLPEGVHGCEAI